The following proteins come from a genomic window of bacterium HR17:
- the pncB1 gene encoding Nicotinate phosphoribosyltransferase pncB1, producing MFHIASPDDIKAGKVTDVYFERTMQVLKAAGVRKRVVMEVRTTHLPDRYEWAIFAGVEEVLRLLEGLPVDVDGLEEGSVFFAGEPVLRVSGEYTQFGIYETPLLGMLCQASGVATKAARCKKAAGHRPVLSFGARRMHPAIAPMIDRAAYLGGCDGVAATKSAELLGLQPAGTMPHALILLMGDTVEALRWFDRVIDPSVPRVALIDTFNDEKFEALRCAEALGEKLFAVRFDTPSSRRGDMVELLREVRWELDLRGYRHVKLFVSGGVDEYEILRLNEVADAYGVGTSISNAPTINFAMDIVEIEGQPIAKRGKMAGAKDIWRCESCLQAVITPADRSPDDNCPRCSGKLSKATRPLMRNGRIVAELPSPQQLRDRVLSILPLLPPPG from the coding sequence ATGTTTCACATCGCCTCGCCCGACGACATCAAAGCGGGCAAGGTGACCGATGTCTACTTTGAGCGGACGATGCAAGTGCTCAAAGCGGCGGGCGTGCGCAAGCGTGTCGTCATGGAAGTGCGGACGACCCATTTGCCTGACCGCTACGAGTGGGCGATTTTCGCGGGCGTAGAAGAAGTTCTGCGGTTGCTGGAAGGGTTGCCTGTTGATGTGGATGGGTTGGAAGAGGGCAGCGTCTTTTTCGCAGGTGAACCTGTATTACGCGTCAGCGGCGAATACACGCAATTTGGCATCTATGAGACGCCCTTGTTGGGCATGTTGTGCCAAGCGTCAGGGGTTGCGACAAAAGCGGCGCGGTGCAAAAAGGCAGCAGGACATCGCCCCGTGTTGAGTTTCGGGGCACGCCGAATGCACCCTGCCATCGCCCCAATGATTGACCGTGCCGCCTACCTCGGCGGGTGCGATGGCGTGGCGGCGACTAAAAGCGCCGAACTGTTGGGGCTTCAACCCGCCGGCACGATGCCTCACGCCCTCATCCTACTCATGGGTGACACGGTGGAAGCGCTGCGGTGGTTTGACCGCGTGATTGACCCGTCGGTGCCCCGCGTGGCGCTCATTGACACCTTCAACGACGAAAAGTTTGAGGCACTAAGGTGCGCTGAAGCCTTGGGGGAAAAACTGTTTGCCGTCCGCTTTGACACACCCAGTTCGCGACGGGGCGACATGGTAGAGTTGCTGCGGGAAGTCCGTTGGGAACTGGATTTGCGCGGCTACCGCCATGTCAAGTTGTTCGTCAGCGGCGGCGTGGACGAATACGAAATTTTGCGGCTCAACGAAGTCGCCGACGCCTACGGCGTCGGCACTTCCATCAGCAATGCCCCGACCATCAACTTTGCGATGGACATCGTGGAGATTGAAGGGCAACCAATTGCCAAACGGGGCAAGATGGCGGGCGCTAAGGATATTTGGCGGTGCGAAAGTTGCTTGCAGGCTGTCATCACACCCGCCGACCGTTCACCCGACGACAATTGCCCGCGCTGCAGCGGCAAGTTAAGCAAGGCGACGAGACCGCTGATGCGCAACGGGCGCATCGTCGCCGAACTGCCATCCCCCCAGCAGCTGCGTGACCGCGTTTTGTCCATCTTGCCGCTGCTGCCCCCGCCGGGGTAA
- the kynB gene encoding Kynurenine formamidase: protein MRQFAIGAVIGVTIAMGLSWMVAQPRLGTWRVVDLTHSLHLAIPVWPGNPPFEFRNLARHAQGYYANAFSCAEHTGTHVDAPIHFAEAQRTMEQVPPSQLVGEACVLDVRDKVARDPDYRISARDLRDFENRYGQIPPGAFVIARTGWEERWTDPKRYINMDDKGVMHFPGFGADAAKLLVERNVAGVGIDTLSIDYGPSQDFIAHKILNGAGKIGLENLANLGALPPRGATVIVGALKIRDGSGAPARVLALVRR from the coding sequence ATGCGGCAGTTTGCGATCGGCGCAGTCATCGGGGTCACGATAGCGATGGGATTGAGTTGGATGGTGGCACAGCCGCGATTGGGCACATGGCGCGTCGTGGACTTGACCCACTCTTTGCACCTTGCCATTCCCGTGTGGCCGGGCAATCCGCCTTTTGAGTTCCGTAACTTAGCCCGCCACGCGCAGGGCTATTACGCTAACGCCTTCAGTTGCGCCGAGCACACAGGCACACATGTGGATGCACCCATTCATTTTGCGGAAGCCCAACGGACGATGGAGCAAGTGCCGCCGTCGCAACTGGTCGGCGAAGCCTGTGTCCTTGATGTCCGCGACAAAGTCGCCCGCGACCCAGACTACCGCATCAGCGCCCGCGATCTCCGCGATTTTGAGAACCGCTACGGACAAATCCCGCCTGGCGCCTTCGTTATCGCCCGCACAGGCTGGGAGGAACGCTGGACCGATCCCAAGCGCTACATCAACATGGACGACAAAGGCGTCATGCATTTTCCCGGCTTCGGCGCTGACGCGGCAAAGTTACTGGTGGAACGCAATGTTGCGGGGGTCGGGATTGACACGCTGAGCATTGATTACGGACCGTCGCAAGATTTCATCGCCCACAAGATCTTGAACGGCGCAGGGAAGATCGGCTTGGAAAATTTGGCGAACCTCGGCGCGCTTCCGCCGCGCGGTGCGACGGTCATCGTCGGCGCTTTGAAAATTCGGGACGGGTCAGGCGCACCTGCCCGCGTTTTGGCGTTGGTGCGCCGGTAA